One window of Rhizobium leguminosarum genomic DNA carries:
- a CDS encoding aminopeptidase P family protein yields MFQSFEVTSTPQFGRDRVSALRATFDSLGIDAFLVPRADEFNGEYVPAGSERLAWLTGFTGSAGVAMVLRTQAIVFVDGRYVTQLAEQVDGSVFSGGDLVNEPPHLWLAANGTKGLRLGIDPWLHAGAEVRRLERALSEIGGTLVFLPHNPLDRLWSDRPAEPLGAVSIQNVAQAGLLASDKIATIAADLSKKSLAAVLIADPSSVAWTLNIRGADVPHTPHPLARAIVHADGRADLFLDKRKTGIEPEAYLAQICTQLPPSALEERLTAVSRDGGRILIDPDIASYALAEIIRKAGGKVVEGADPAKLPRAVKNDVEINGSAAAHLQDGAAMVEFLYWLSQTKPGTVSEIAAAEHLEAVRARVGQGMQNPLKDISFDTISGAGEHAAIMHYRVTTETNRMIEAGELFLIDSGAQYINGTTDITRTVGIGTVSEEHRRFFTLVLKGMIQISTARFPKGTRGCDLDPLARIALWRAGADFAHGTGHGVGSYLSVHEGPQRISRLSTQELLPGMILSNEPGYYRPGSFGIRIENLIYVRAAEEIDGGDAAMLGFETLTFCPIDRSLVIPELLTHDELHWFNDYHRRTREALMPLVHDHDVRAWLENATLPLEY; encoded by the coding sequence ATGTTCCAGTCCTTCGAAGTCACCTCCACGCCGCAGTTCGGCAGGGATCGGGTATCGGCGCTGCGCGCTACTTTCGATTCGCTAGGTATCGACGCCTTCCTCGTGCCGCGTGCCGATGAGTTCAACGGCGAATATGTTCCCGCAGGTTCGGAGCGCCTGGCATGGCTGACGGGCTTCACCGGCTCTGCAGGCGTTGCAATGGTTCTGCGCACGCAGGCGATCGTCTTCGTCGACGGGCGTTATGTGACGCAACTTGCCGAACAGGTCGACGGTTCAGTCTTCTCGGGCGGCGATCTCGTCAACGAGCCGCCGCATCTCTGGCTGGCCGCAAACGGAACCAAGGGCTTGCGGCTCGGCATCGATCCCTGGCTGCATGCGGGTGCCGAGGTGCGCCGTCTGGAAAGAGCGCTTTCGGAGATCGGCGGCACGCTGGTCTTCCTGCCGCACAATCCGCTGGACCGGCTCTGGAGCGACCGGCCGGCGGAACCGCTCGGCGCGGTCAGCATCCAGAATGTCGCGCAGGCCGGCTTGCTGGCAAGCGACAAGATCGCCACGATCGCCGCCGACCTTTCGAAGAAAAGCCTCGCGGCGGTGCTGATCGCCGATCCGTCCTCGGTCGCCTGGACATTAAATATCCGCGGCGCCGACGTACCGCACACGCCGCATCCTTTGGCGCGCGCCATCGTCCATGCCGATGGGCGGGCCGACCTCTTCCTCGATAAACGCAAGACCGGCATCGAGCCCGAAGCCTATCTCGCACAGATCTGCACGCAGTTGCCACCCTCGGCGCTGGAGGAGAGGCTCACTGCCGTATCGAGGGATGGCGGTCGCATACTGATCGATCCCGATATCGCCTCCTATGCGCTGGCGGAGATCATCCGCAAGGCGGGCGGCAAAGTGGTGGAGGGCGCCGATCCCGCCAAGCTGCCGCGCGCGGTGAAAAACGACGTCGAGATCAACGGCTCGGCCGCCGCGCATCTGCAGGATGGGGCGGCGATGGTGGAATTCCTCTATTGGCTGTCGCAGACGAAACCCGGGACGGTGAGCGAGATCGCTGCCGCCGAGCATCTCGAAGCGGTGCGTGCCCGCGTCGGCCAAGGCATGCAGAACCCGCTGAAGGACATTTCCTTCGACACGATTTCGGGCGCCGGCGAACATGCGGCGATTATGCATTACCGCGTGACGACCGAGACCAACCGGATGATCGAGGCCGGCGAACTCTTCCTGATCGATTCCGGCGCGCAATATATCAATGGCACGACTGACATCACCCGTACCGTCGGCATCGGCACTGTCTCGGAAGAGCATCGCCGCTTCTTCACGCTGGTGCTGAAGGGGATGATCCAGATCAGCACGGCGCGTTTTCCAAAGGGCACGCGTGGCTGCGACCTCGATCCGCTGGCGCGCATCGCGCTCTGGCGGGCAGGCGCCGATTTCGCGCATGGCACGGGCCATGGCGTCGGCTCCTATCTCTCAGTGCACGAGGGGCCGCAGCGTATCTCCAGGCTTTCGACGCAAGAACTGCTGCCCGGCATGATCCTGTCGAACGAGCCGGGCTATTACCGGCCCGGCAGCTTCGGCATCCGCATCGAGAACCTGATTTATGTGCGCGCGGCCGAGGAGATCGACGGCGGCGATGCGGCGATGCTCGGCTTCGAGACGCTGACCTTCTGCCCGATCGACCGCAGCCTCGTCATTCCAGAGCTTCTGACCCATGACGAGTTGCACTGGTTTAACGACTATCACCGCCGCACGCGCGAGGCGCTGATGCCGCTCGTCCACGATCACGATGTCAGGGCTTGGCTCGAAAATGCCACGCTGCCGCTGGAATATTAA
- a CDS encoding AzlD family protein translates to MEFDLHMALVILAAAAATFGTRIGGYILITRMKSIPPRMEAALNAVPAAVLTTLVAPAFFIGGWDSKLALIVALFVGLRFTHTWMLIAAWIAVMIWRHTAGV, encoded by the coding sequence ATGGAATTCGATCTTCACATGGCGCTCGTCATCCTCGCCGCCGCAGCCGCGACCTTCGGCACACGCATAGGCGGCTACATCCTCATCACCCGGATGAAGAGCATCCCGCCGCGCATGGAGGCGGCGCTGAATGCCGTGCCGGCCGCCGTGCTAACGACGCTGGTCGCACCTGCCTTCTTCATCGGCGGCTGGGACTCGAAGCTGGCGCTGATCGTCGCCCTCTTCGTCGGCCTGCGTTTCACCCATACATGGATGCTGATCGCCGCCTGGATCGCCGTGATGATCTGGCGCCATACGGCCGGCGTCTGA
- a CDS encoding AzlC family ABC transporter permease, which yields MTRADFVEGLRGGSAVALASAPFAALFGALAVENGMSLPEIAFMSATVYAGASQMVGIELFGHNVHAWLIVLSILAVNFRHVLYSAALARYIGHFTPVQKFFTFFLLVDPQFAEAVKRSEAGKPLTFAWYFGFGIIIYIPWVLISVAGGMLGGFIGDPKAIGLDILLPAYFLGIVLGFRKRDNFLPVALVSAVASVLAYRYVGSPWHVSLGAAAGIVLAALLPLPSQEPDLEADALQSEVHEV from the coding sequence ATGACTCGCGCCGACTTTGTTGAAGGTTTGCGGGGCGGCTCCGCCGTTGCGCTGGCGTCGGCGCCCTTTGCCGCCCTGTTCGGAGCGCTTGCGGTCGAAAACGGCATGTCGCTTCCCGAGATCGCCTTTATGAGCGCCACCGTCTATGCCGGCGCCAGCCAGATGGTCGGCATCGAGCTCTTCGGCCACAATGTCCATGCGTGGCTGATCGTGCTGTCGATCCTCGCCGTCAATTTCCGCCACGTGCTCTATTCGGCGGCCTTGGCGCGCTATATCGGCCATTTCACGCCGGTGCAGAAATTCTTCACCTTCTTCCTGCTCGTCGATCCGCAATTTGCCGAAGCGGTGAAGCGCAGCGAGGCCGGCAAACCGCTGACCTTCGCCTGGTATTTCGGCTTCGGCATCATCATCTACATTCCCTGGGTGCTCATCAGCGTCGCCGGCGGCATGCTCGGCGGCTTCATCGGCGATCCCAAGGCCATCGGCCTCGATATCCTGCTGCCGGCCTATTTCCTCGGCATCGTCCTCGGCTTCCGCAAGCGCGACAATTTCCTGCCCGTGGCGCTCGTCAGCGCCGTGGCTTCCGTGCTCGCCTATCGCTATGTCGGCTCGCCTTGGCATGTCAGCCTCGGTGCGGCCGCCGGCATCGTGCTCGCCGCCCTGCTGCCATTGCCGTCGCAGGAGCCTGATCTCGAAGCCGACGCCCTGCAATCCGAAGTGCATGAGGTCTGA
- a CDS encoding acyltransferase family protein → MTGLDRGYSPPAIDNVEVLITDRSRYYTLDAMRGFAAICVVATHFQERYAPSAYLAVDFFFVLSGFIIADIYGKRLARGLPFQSFMTARIKRLFPLYLIGIFVGLVQIILLTRWGLRDQSVPDLLVSTVANGVFLPSPMYFLQANPMQGMFPINGPAWSMFWELLVNILFALWLFRLSIRTLCQVALVSAALLIFVGLKYGMLNIGWEWPSAIGGLPRVMFSFTAGVLISRLFGGMPAWRKRWTAIVPCLLLMICIAAPVPFALRPYYDLLFAMALAPLIVMLGLFLEMPAKAEALATWIGYISYPVYILHRGAIGIFKPLAASIGLNGPMAFFVLLSAVICFAYVAARLIDKTMAMRTRRARELATLTSNDGMQ, encoded by the coding sequence ATGACTGGTCTCGACCGCGGTTATTCGCCACCGGCGATTGATAACGTCGAAGTTTTGATTACAGACCGCAGCCGCTACTATACTCTCGATGCAATGCGCGGCTTTGCCGCCATTTGTGTTGTCGCTACACATTTCCAAGAGAGATATGCCCCATCAGCTTATCTCGCAGTCGATTTTTTCTTCGTTCTCAGCGGATTTATTATCGCGGACATTTATGGAAAGCGGCTTGCGCGCGGTCTGCCATTCCAGTCGTTTATGACGGCTCGAATCAAGCGCCTTTTTCCGCTCTATTTGATCGGAATTTTCGTCGGCCTCGTACAGATCATTCTGTTAACGCGCTGGGGGCTGAGAGATCAGAGTGTCCCTGACCTGCTGGTCTCGACAGTTGCTAACGGGGTTTTTCTGCCCAGCCCAATGTATTTCCTTCAAGCGAATCCGATGCAAGGGATGTTTCCGATCAATGGTCCGGCATGGTCAATGTTCTGGGAACTGTTGGTGAATATACTCTTCGCACTTTGGCTTTTTCGGCTCTCTATCCGTACCCTTTGCCAGGTTGCGTTGGTCTCGGCTGCACTTTTGATTTTTGTCGGTCTTAAGTACGGCATGTTGAATATTGGCTGGGAGTGGCCTTCAGCGATAGGCGGGCTCCCAAGGGTGATGTTTTCATTTACTGCAGGCGTCCTGATCAGCCGTCTATTCGGTGGCATGCCCGCCTGGCGGAAGCGTTGGACCGCGATCGTGCCGTGTCTTCTTCTGATGATATGCATTGCAGCGCCGGTTCCATTCGCGCTGCGGCCTTATTACGATTTGTTGTTCGCGATGGCCCTGGCGCCTCTCATCGTGATGCTTGGCCTGTTTTTGGAGATGCCTGCAAAAGCAGAGGCGTTGGCGACGTGGATCGGGTACATCTCCTACCCTGTCTACATCCTACACCGAGGTGCGATCGGCATTTTCAAGCCACTTGCGGCGTCTATTGGATTGAATGGCCCTATGGCGTTCTTCGTGCTTCTCAGCGCTGTCATTTGTTTCGCATATGTGGCCGCTCGCCTCATAGACAAAACGATGGCCATGCGAACTCGCCGAGCTCGAGAACTTGCAACCCTGACATCAAATGATGGGATGCAATGA
- a CDS encoding lipopolysaccharide biosynthesis protein, with amino-acid sequence MSVLRDDDILFSHVSENRSAAAVTGAFWSALSTLIPTVLTFAVFVVTSRVLQPQDFGLVALSFSIVSFAGSFGPTAFGEAIIQRAEIRRSHLDTIFLLSLAFSFLIYGALCLAASPIAAYVGHAEVTSLIYIMGLKVFFDFTAVVPNAIVNRKMSFHLVAVRTVIATITSACICLVLVLAGFGLWALAIAQIAATAASCGAAFWGAGWSPGLHLKRASLNDLLHYGFFASGTRFLQTMSLDNLIIGVLLSPAALGIYNFSKRLFDMINNIIAGGLTSVTHVLLSSLRSDPKKVREAFLMATFGCALVSYPVFIGLAAVAGDAITTIFGAHWIDAVWPVRFYCVIGLMAGIGYVQASLIKSQGEMDWWFYYQLARNLLTLVTIAILYPYGVTIIVFAIMIEVLLFWPITSWKVSRHIELSVGAYLMQFLRPSLACAGMVAVVLLLHELLMHWSPYPRLAVEVLAGGLAYCCLIFVLCKTRLNVLIGSIKQARQRKANRAAMVNPVAHQS; translated from the coding sequence TTGTCGGTTTTACGAGACGACGATATTCTATTCAGCCATGTCAGTGAGAATCGATCCGCCGCAGCCGTGACGGGTGCCTTTTGGTCGGCGCTGAGCACACTCATACCGACGGTCCTCACCTTCGCAGTTTTTGTGGTGACGTCTCGAGTTCTCCAGCCCCAGGATTTTGGTCTTGTCGCGCTCTCATTCAGTATAGTCTCGTTTGCAGGCAGTTTTGGACCGACTGCATTTGGCGAAGCAATCATTCAGCGAGCGGAAATAAGGCGCAGCCACCTCGACACCATATTCCTGCTTTCGCTTGCCTTTTCATTTTTGATCTACGGAGCTTTATGCCTAGCCGCTTCGCCGATCGCGGCATATGTCGGACATGCCGAAGTCACATCCCTTATTTACATCATGGGATTGAAGGTTTTCTTCGACTTTACGGCCGTCGTTCCGAATGCGATTGTTAATAGGAAGATGTCATTCCATCTGGTAGCCGTCCGCACTGTCATAGCGACGATTACTTCTGCTTGCATTTGCCTTGTTTTGGTTCTTGCGGGTTTCGGCTTGTGGGCGCTTGCGATTGCCCAGATCGCGGCCACAGCTGCATCTTGCGGCGCTGCATTTTGGGGTGCGGGTTGGTCGCCTGGGCTTCACTTAAAGAGAGCAAGCCTGAACGACTTGCTTCACTATGGATTTTTCGCATCCGGCACTCGGTTTTTGCAGACGATGAGCTTGGACAACTTGATCATAGGCGTGCTCTTGAGCCCGGCAGCGCTCGGTATCTATAATTTTTCGAAGCGCTTGTTTGATATGATCAACAACATCATCGCTGGCGGTTTAACATCTGTGACGCACGTCTTGCTTTCTTCATTGCGGTCCGATCCGAAGAAAGTTCGAGAAGCATTTCTGATGGCAACGTTTGGTTGCGCGCTGGTTTCATACCCCGTATTCATTGGCCTTGCCGCAGTTGCCGGCGATGCGATTACGACAATTTTCGGTGCGCATTGGATCGATGCCGTTTGGCCGGTCCGGTTCTACTGCGTCATAGGGTTGATGGCTGGGATCGGCTATGTTCAGGCATCTCTGATAAAGAGCCAAGGGGAGATGGATTGGTGGTTTTACTACCAGCTGGCACGAAATCTCCTCACGCTCGTGACCATCGCAATTCTTTATCCTTATGGCGTCACGATAATTGTTTTCGCGATCATGATCGAAGTTCTGTTGTTTTGGCCGATCACCAGCTGGAAGGTTTCGCGGCATATAGAGCTGAGTGTCGGCGCGTATCTGATGCAATTCCTTCGGCCCAGCCTGGCTTGTGCAGGAATGGTTGCTGTCGTTTTGCTCCTCCATGAATTGCTGATGCATTGGTCGCCTTATCCACGTTTGGCCGTGGAAGTTCTTGCGGGCGGCCTTGCGTACTGCTGCCTGATATTTGTTCTCTGCAAGACCCGGTTAAATGTCTTGATCGGCAGTATAAAGCAGGCCCGGCAGCGCAAAGCCAATCGGGCTGCGATGGTCAATCCCGTAGCGCATCAATCGTGA
- a CDS encoding polysaccharide pyruvyl transferase family protein produces MNHLGEAAIKRQQEKLIETVRKFVKRGQPYIIMDFPYNKDPGDHASWLGLVRVLREVTGRLPVLTGGATKSIDAIKSTPGNAPIFICGWDTFGDARTGRDDIRHRLMWKYPDRMIIQMPQTIHFANESLKEYAKRTIGRHRNFYCMTRDAQSFELAKANFDCDVAAGPDTAFGIQMLKPFEADPLRVLYVMQPFGEDDVDIAQARAIVDGPLTNWINGPNSLSRMRKSSVVKAAGRRGFSRSEMVAQHHEDVAARYVDYGVKILSGAQRIITNRLHGHILCLLLNKPHAVVARNGSRLHDFIDSWTGDSPLVQKATDAGELLAAMSRLPYEMNGTWYNSSKTVDLNPGLPTPDLVPHPSIV; encoded by the coding sequence ATGAATCATCTCGGCGAAGCTGCAATAAAGCGACAACAAGAAAAGCTGATTGAAACGGTAAGGAAATTCGTTAAGAGAGGACAGCCTTACATTATAATGGACTTTCCTTATAATAAGGATCCTGGCGACCATGCAAGTTGGCTGGGATTGGTTAGGGTTTTGCGCGAAGTAACGGGGCGTCTTCCCGTACTTACTGGCGGCGCCACCAAAAGTATAGATGCAATAAAATCAACGCCTGGAAACGCTCCAATATTCATTTGCGGCTGGGATACATTTGGAGACGCACGGACAGGTAGGGATGATATTCGCCACCGTTTGATGTGGAAGTACCCGGATCGAATGATTATCCAGATGCCGCAAACAATCCATTTCGCTAACGAGTCGCTTAAGGAGTATGCGAAACGTACGATTGGGAGGCATCGCAATTTTTATTGCATGACGCGCGATGCTCAGAGTTTCGAGCTGGCAAAAGCCAACTTCGATTGTGATGTCGCGGCTGGCCCGGACACGGCATTCGGCATTCAAATGCTTAAACCGTTCGAGGCTGATCCTCTCAGGGTTTTATACGTCATGCAGCCTTTTGGAGAGGACGACGTTGATATCGCTCAAGCGCGAGCAATTGTCGACGGACCTCTTACCAATTGGATTAACGGCCCGAATAGTTTGTCGCGCATGCGCAAGTCGAGCGTCGTTAAGGCAGCCGGGCGGCGTGGTTTTAGCCGCTCCGAGATGGTGGCCCAACATCACGAGGATGTCGCTGCTCGATATGTCGACTATGGCGTGAAGATCCTGTCCGGCGCGCAACGGATAATCACCAACCGTTTACATGGTCATATCCTTTGTCTTTTGCTGAATAAGCCACATGCCGTGGTTGCGAGAAACGGAAGTAGGCTCCACGACTTCATCGACAGCTGGACCGGCGACAGCCCGCTGGTGCAGAAAGCGACAGATGCGGGTGAGCTTTTAGCGGCAATGTCTCGCCTTCCGTATGAGATGAACGGAACCTGGTATAATTCAAGTAAAACTGTAGACTTAAATCCCGGTCTTCCCACCCCAGATCTAGTACCTCATCCATCTATAGTCTGA
- the pncA gene encoding bifunctional nicotinamidase/pyrazinamidase, whose translation MKALLLVDIQNGFCPGGNLPVPDGDKVVAVANSLIDSGKYDLIVASQDWHPPGHGSFASAHPDAAPFEMGELSGKPQMMWPDHCIQGTLDAELHPALKSEEIDLIQQKGEDPDIDSYSAFRDNDRDASTGLSDFLEDQGVTDLDVCGLATDYCVKFSALDALEMMPGVRVRFIEDASRGITPEGVAAAIDEMRTHGIAIIDSAAVLVG comes from the coding sequence ATGAAAGCGCTGCTGCTCGTCGACATCCAGAATGGCTTCTGTCCGGGCGGCAATCTGCCGGTACCGGATGGCGACAAGGTGGTTGCCGTCGCAAACAGCCTGATCGACAGCGGCAAATACGATCTGATCGTTGCTTCGCAGGATTGGCACCCGCCGGGCCACGGCAGTTTCGCCTCCGCCCATCCAGACGCCGCGCCATTCGAGATGGGGGAACTGTCGGGTAAGCCGCAGATGATGTGGCCCGACCACTGCATCCAGGGCACGCTCGATGCCGAACTGCATCCCGCGCTCAAATCCGAAGAGATCGACCTGATCCAGCAGAAGGGCGAGGATCCCGACATCGACAGCTATTCAGCCTTCCGCGACAATGACCGCGATGCCTCGACCGGCCTTTCCGATTTCCTTGAGGACCAGGGTGTCACCGACCTCGACGTCTGCGGGCTGGCGACCGATTACTGCGTCAAATTCTCCGCGCTCGACGCGTTGGAGATGATGCCGGGTGTCCGCGTCCGCTTCATCGAGGACGCAAGCCGCGGCATCACCCCCGAAGGCGTCGCCGCCGCCATCGACGAGATGCGGACGCATGGCATCGCCATCATCGACAGCGCCGCGGTTCTGGTCGGCTAA
- a CDS encoding EF-hand domain-containing protein, producing the protein MTSVSSLGSTLTKYQSPLSSLDKNGDGVISPDELAAASQSSTSGTTATDGDSDDSSADIAKKITADILSLMLSLQKTDGNDDEGDGGDQSDDTSKGVFAAMDTNGDGKLTESEFLAADPNSVKTSGDSELLTKVLSDMQTALQAHRNTYGASAAASDPADDLTAA; encoded by the coding sequence GTGACCAGTGTTTCATCTCTCGGCAGCACATTGACCAAGTACCAGTCTCCGCTTTCCAGCCTCGACAAGAATGGCGACGGCGTCATTTCGCCAGACGAACTCGCCGCCGCATCGCAGTCCTCGACATCAGGCACGACCGCGACCGACGGCGATAGCGACGACAGCAGTGCCGATATCGCCAAAAAGATCACCGCCGACATCCTGTCGCTAATGCTGTCCTTGCAGAAAACCGACGGCAACGACGATGAGGGCGACGGCGGCGATCAGAGCGACGATACTTCCAAAGGCGTCTTTGCCGCAATGGATACCAATGGCGACGGCAAGTTGACCGAGTCCGAATTCCTCGCCGCCGATCCGAACAGTGTCAAGACCTCGGGCGATAGCGAGCTCCTCACCAAAGTGCTGAGCGACATGCAGACGGCTCTCCAGGCCCACCGCAATACCTACGGCGCTTCCGCCGCAGCGAGTGATCCCGCCGACGACCTGACCGCGGCGTAG
- a CDS encoding ATP-dependent helicase: MSNSFDDIPFFDEEPGEMARKPQPPAAPAGRAPPTGGGIAARAMAARDGGNRPDYLAGLNPEQTEAVETLEGPVLVLAGAGTGKTRVLTTRIAHILNTGRAFPSQILAVTFTNKAAREMKERIALLVGGAVEGMPWLGTFHSIGVKLLRRHGELVGLRSDFTILDTDDVVRLIKQLIQAEGLDDKRWPAKQFAGMIDTWKNKGLGPADIPEGDARAFANGRGRDLYFAYQNRLTTLNACDFGDLLMHPIAIFRKNPDLLKEYHGRFRYILVDEYQDTNTAQYMWLRLLAQRAKGEPQNVCCVGDDDQSIYGWRGAEVDNILRFEKDFPGAKVIKLERNYRSTEHILGAAAHLIAHNEGRLGKTLFTDRSDPNDVKVQVHASWDSEEEARAIGEEIEQLQRGKHLLNDMAILVRASFQMREFEDRFVTLGLNYRVIGGPRFYERLEIRDAMAYFRMVAQPADDLAFERIVNTPKRGLGDTTVRALHDYARARDIPMLAAAADIIETDELKPKARKALFDVIQSFRRWQELLENTPHTELAEQILEESGYTDMWKNDKSAEAPGRLENLKELIRSMESFESMRGFLEHVSLVMDAETNENLDAVSIMTLHSAKGLEFDTVFLPGWEEGLFPHQRSLDESGRAGLEEERRLAYVGITRAKHRCHIWFVSNRRIHGLWQSTLPSRFLDELPETHVEVAEMEQSYGGYGRGGYGQSRFDKAEPFANSYSTPGWKRAQANKTDATRDNWGSRSGHAVERIGYGESGPKGRTIEGELVAKSTSSEPSRFTLGDRVFHLKFGNGNITGIEGNKLTIEFDRAGQKRVLDGFVERV, encoded by the coding sequence ATGAGCAATAGTTTCGACGATATTCCCTTCTTCGACGAAGAGCCGGGCGAGATGGCGCGCAAGCCGCAACCGCCTGCCGCGCCCGCCGGAAGAGCTCCCCCCACTGGCGGCGGCATTGCCGCTCGCGCCATGGCGGCCCGCGACGGCGGCAACCGGCCGGATTATCTAGCCGGACTGAACCCCGAGCAGACCGAAGCCGTCGAAACCCTGGAAGGCCCGGTCCTCGTGCTTGCGGGCGCCGGCACCGGCAAGACGCGCGTGTTGACCACCCGCATTGCCCATATCCTCAATACCGGCCGCGCCTTCCCCTCGCAGATCCTCGCCGTCACTTTCACCAACAAGGCCGCCCGCGAGATGAAGGAGCGCATCGCGCTGCTCGTCGGCGGCGCCGTCGAGGGCATGCCCTGGCTCGGCACTTTCCACTCGATCGGCGTCAAGCTTCTGCGCCGCCACGGCGAGCTCGTCGGCCTGCGCTCCGATTTCACCATTCTCGATACCGACGATGTCGTCCGCCTGATCAAGCAGCTGATCCAGGCCGAAGGCCTTGACGACAAGCGCTGGCCGGCCAAGCAGTTCGCCGGCATGATCGACACTTGGAAGAACAAGGGCCTTGGCCCTGCCGATATCCCTGAGGGCGATGCCCGCGCCTTTGCCAACGGCCGCGGCCGCGATCTCTATTTTGCCTATCAAAATCGTCTGACGACGCTGAACGCCTGCGATTTCGGCGACCTGCTGATGCATCCGATCGCGATCTTCCGCAAGAACCCGGACCTCCTGAAGGAATATCACGGCCGCTTCCGCTATATTCTCGTCGACGAGTACCAGGACACCAACACCGCCCAGTACATGTGGTTGAGGCTTCTTGCCCAGCGCGCCAAGGGCGAGCCGCAGAATGTCTGCTGTGTCGGCGACGACGATCAGTCGATCTATGGCTGGCGCGGCGCCGAGGTCGACAATATCCTGCGCTTCGAAAAAGATTTCCCCGGCGCCAAGGTTATCAAGCTCGAGCGCAACTACCGTTCGACCGAACATATTCTCGGGGCTGCCGCCCATCTGATCGCCCATAATGAAGGGCGGCTTGGCAAGACGCTGTTCACCGACCGCTCCGATCCAAACGACGTCAAGGTGCAGGTCCACGCCTCCTGGGATTCGGAGGAGGAGGCCCGCGCCATCGGCGAGGAAATCGAGCAGCTTCAGCGCGGCAAACATCTGCTGAACGACATGGCGATCCTGGTGCGCGCCTCTTTCCAGATGCGCGAATTCGAAGACCGCTTCGTCACCCTTGGCCTCAACTACCGCGTCATCGGCGGCCCACGCTTCTACGAGCGCCTCGAAATCCGCGATGCCATGGCCTATTTCCGCATGGTCGCCCAACCCGCCGACGACCTCGCCTTCGAACGCATCGTCAACACGCCGAAGCGCGGCCTCGGCGATACGACGGTGCGCGCGCTGCATGACTACGCGCGCGCCCGCGATATCCCGATGCTTGCGGCAGCCGCCGACATCATCGAAACGGACGAGCTGAAGCCGAAGGCGCGAAAGGCACTCTTCGATGTGATTCAATCTTTCCGCCGCTGGCAGGAACTGCTTGAAAATACACCGCATACCGAACTTGCCGAGCAGATCCTCGAAGAGTCCGGCTATACCGACATGTGGAAGAACGACAAAAGTGCCGAAGCCCCCGGCCGCCTCGAGAACCTCAAGGAACTCATCCGCTCGATGGAAAGCTTCGAATCCATGCGCGGCTTCCTCGAGCACGTTTCCCTGGTCATGGACGCCGAGACCAACGAGAACCTCGATGCCGTCTCGATCATGACGCTGCACTCGGCCAAGGGTCTGGAATTCGACACCGTCTTCCTGCCCGGCTGGGAGGAAGGCCTTTTCCCACATCAGCGCTCTTTGGACGAAAGCGGCCGCGCCGGCCTGGAGGAGGAACGCCGCCTCGCCTATGTCGGCATCACCCGCGCCAAACACCGCTGCCACATCTGGTTCGTCTCCAACCGCCGCATCCACGGCCTCTGGCAATCAACCCTGCCCTCGCGTTTCCTCGACGAACTGCCGGAAACCCATGTCGAGGTCGCGGAAATGGAGCAGAGCTATGGTGGATACGGCCGGGGCGGCTACGGCCAGTCCCGCTTCGACAAGGCCGAGCCCTTCGCCAATTCCTATTCCACCCCCGGCTGGAAACGCGCCCAGGCCAACAAGACAGACGCCACACGCGACAATTGGGGCTCCCGGTCCGGCCACGCCGTCGAACGCATCGGCTATGGCGAAAGCGGCCCGAAGGGGCGCACGATAGAAGGCGAACTGGTGGCAAAATCCACCTCGTCGGAACCGTCGAGGTTCACGCTCGGTGACCGCGTATTCCATCTGAAATTCGGCAACGGCAACATCACCGGCATCGAAGGCAACAAACTGACGATCGAGTTCGACCGAGCTGGACAGAAGCGGGTGCTGGACGGGTTCGTCGAGCGCGTGTGA
- a CDS encoding VOC family protein: MAKVVSNLWFAEEAREAVEFYVSVIPDSGIGRTTILPAETPSGPPGSVELIEFTLGDQAFLAMKAGPLDSFNHSFSIAILLEGQAEIDRIWEAFLTNGGTPEACGWLKDRWGLSWQIVPRMLSEMIADYNRERARRVTEVMLGMVKIDVAALENAFNG; encoded by the coding sequence ATGGCGAAGGTCGTTTCAAATCTTTGGTTCGCGGAGGAAGCCCGTGAAGCTGTCGAATTCTACGTGTCTGTTATTCCCGATTCCGGGATCGGCCGCACCACCATATTGCCGGCGGAGACGCCGAGCGGGCCTCCCGGCAGCGTCGAGCTGATCGAGTTCACACTCGGCGATCAGGCCTTCCTGGCAATGAAGGCCGGCCCGCTCGATAGCTTCAACCATTCCTTCTCAATCGCGATTCTCCTGGAAGGCCAGGCCGAGATCGATCGGATATGGGAAGCATTCCTGACCAATGGCGGCACGCCGGAGGCCTGCGGCTGGCTGAAGGACCGCTGGGGCCTGTCCTGGCAGATCGTGCCGCGCATGCTTTCCGAGATGATCGCTGACTACAACCGCGAGCGGGCCAGACGCGTGACCGAGGTGATGCTCGGCATGGTCAAGATCGATGTCGCCGCGCTGGAGAATGCATTCAACGGCTGA